From a single Carassius auratus strain Wakin chromosome 38, ASM336829v1, whole genome shotgun sequence genomic region:
- the LOC113056712 gene encoding galectin-related protein B-like, with amino-acid sequence MTDKGNIRNEEDYVGEIKGGLRPTMRLVVMGIVHKQPKSMVVLVACQSKGERDEEMESDVGLELKVNFSEKTVLRNARLSGKWGASETALSFFPFAPGEPFKMEIVCEHQQFRILVDGQPLCGFTHRITQLASLTALRVQGDLQLTKVA; translated from the exons ATGACAGATAAGGGGAACATCCGAAAC GAGGAGGACTATGTTGGGGAGATCAAAGGGGGTCTACGGCCGACCATGAGGCTGGTAGTGATGGGTATTGTTCACAAGCAGCCCAAAAG TATGGTAGTGTTAGTGGCATGCCAGTCTAaaggagagagggatgaggaaATGGAGAGTGATGTGGGCCTGGAGTTGAAGGTGAACTTTTCAGAAAAGACTGTGCTTCGCAACGCGCGTCTGTCAGGAAAGTGGGGCGCTTCAGAAACTGCCCTGTCTTTCTTCCCCTTTGCTCCAGGAGAGCCCTTTAAG ATGGAGATTGTGTGTGAGCACCAGCAGTTCCGTATTCTGGTGGATGGGCAGCCATTGTGTGGTTTCACTCACAGAATAACTCAGCtcgcatctctcactgctcttagAGTCCAAGGAGATCTACAACTCACCAAAGTGGCTTGA